A part of Oscillospiraceae bacterium genomic DNA contains:
- a CDS encoding helix-turn-helix domain-containing protein, producing MEDVLLTRQEVADYLKVSLKTADEFIHNKDFDGLLYLGRSVRISKNRLLEYIQQRLEYRM from the coding sequence ATGGAAGATGTATTATTAACAAGGCAAGAGGTTGCAGATTATTTAAAGGTTAGTCTAAAAACTGCAGACGAATTCATACATAACAAGGACTTCGATGGATTATTATATCTAGGAAGATCCGTCAGAATTTCGAAAAATCGGTTATTAGAATACATCCAACAAAGGCTGGAATATAGAATGTAA
- a CDS encoding deoxyuridine 5'-triphosphate nucleotidohydrolase: MKIKVKYHNNNIPKLQKNPKGDLIDLYAAETVELKAGEHKLISLGVSMKLPEGYKAELTPRSSTYKTWGILQWNSVGQIDNSYSGTNDIWRFPALAMRDTVIHEGDKICQFELKKATMNNVLFEESDTLDDTDRGGFGSTGRR, translated from the coding sequence ATGAAAATTAAAGTTAAATACCATAATAATAACATACCTAAGTTACAAAAGAACCCCAAAGGCGATTTGATTGACTTATACGCTGCGGAAACTGTTGAGCTAAAAGCCGGAGAGCACAAGCTTATTTCCCTGGGAGTTTCTATGAAACTTCCTGAAGGATATAAGGCAGAATTAACCCCAAGAAGCTCAACTTATAAAACATGGGGTATCTTACAATGGAATTCTGTTGGTCAGATAGATAACTCCTATTCCGGAACAAATGATATTTGGAGATTTCCCGCTTTAGCAATGAGAGATACAGTAATCCACGAGGGAGACAAGATTTGCCAGTTTGAATTGAAGAAAGCTACTATGAATAATGTCTTGTTCGAGGAATCTGACACACTTGATGACACAGATAGAGGTGGATTCGGGTCTACGGGACGCAGGTAG
- a CDS encoding metal-binding protein → MSYKFFQNKECEWFPCHSTHTENFNCLFCFCPLHHILECGGNYKIIQNGIKDCSGCVIPHKNYDYIISKLKEFAYEN, encoded by the coding sequence ATGAGTTATAAATTCTTTCAAAATAAGGAGTGTGAGTGGTTTCCATGCCACTCCACTCATACAGAAAATTTTAACTGTCTATTTTGTTTTTGTCCATTACACCACATTTTAGAATGCGGCGGTAATTATAAAATTATTCAAAACGGAATTAAGGATTGTAGTGGATGTGTGATTCCACATAAAAATTATGACTATATTATCTCTAAATTAAAGGAGTTTGCTTATGAAAATTAA
- a CDS encoding adenosylcobalamin-dependent ribonucleoside-diphosphate reductase, with protein MKQFTNLTAEQWLGENNTLGIDIWQKKYQHENESFEDWLDRVSGGDKEVKQQIKDKKFLFGGRILSNRGLSSKGIKSTLSNCYVIEPPKDNIESIFECAGKLARTFSYGGGCGIDISKLAPRGATVRNTAKQTSGSVSFMDLYSMVTQLIGQNGRRGALMISIDCNHPDLEEFIEIKSDLERVTKANISVKMTAEFLNAALNDEQYELSFIREETGEEITKNVNAKEVFSKLCKMNWDMAEPGILFWDEITGYNLLSNTKEFSYAGVNPCAEEPLPAGGSCLLGSINLNAFVDKQSKSFDFSEFKNTVKVAVKALNDVLDEGLSLHPLQEQRDSVRDWRQIGLGVMGISDMLINLGLKYGSNESIELCDNIAFTMANTAIKTSAKLAKHYGAFPKCNIGEIITTEFFLNNTDEKTRDLVLEYGLRNSQLLTIAPTGSISTMLQISGGIEPIFANYYTRKTQSLHGEDTYYKVYTPIVKEYMESHSLKDDSELPDYFVVSQSIPYRERIDMQSVWQKHIDASISSTVNLPEATTVEEVVDLYMYAWKKRLKGITIFRDGCSRGAILTTKDTPSQTNTPQAELKRGDIIQVNDDVIGKKRKLTTGCGSLHCSAFFDPITGELLETYLSKGSQGGCQNFMIGLSRLISLSARAGCDIHSIIDQLNSSGVCPSYAVRKATKRDTSKGSCCPIAIGNALLEMYQEVQDELGLSNNNVEDVSVKHPCPSCGEELHFEGGCNICKSCGWSKCD; from the coding sequence ATGAAACAATTTACAAATTTAACAGCTGAGCAATGGTTAGGTGAAAACAATACACTAGGTATCGATATTTGGCAAAAAAAATATCAACATGAAAATGAATCTTTTGAAGATTGGCTCGATAGGGTGTCGGGCGGAGATAAAGAAGTAAAGCAACAAATCAAAGATAAAAAGTTCCTTTTCGGTGGTAGAATTTTATCAAATAGAGGGTTATCTTCTAAAGGAATCAAATCGACACTTTCAAATTGTTATGTAATTGAACCGCCAAAAGACAACATCGAAAGTATATTCGAATGTGCCGGAAAACTTGCGCGTACATTTAGTTACGGCGGAGGTTGCGGTATTGATATTAGTAAACTGGCTCCAAGAGGCGCTACTGTAAGAAATACAGCAAAACAAACAAGCGGAAGCGTTTCATTTATGGATTTATATTCTATGGTTACACAATTGATAGGGCAGAATGGGAGACGCGGGGCTTTAATGATTTCAATTGATTGTAATCACCCAGACCTCGAAGAATTTATCGAAATTAAGTCTGATTTAGAAAGAGTTACCAAAGCTAATATTTCTGTAAAAATGACCGCAGAATTTCTTAACGCTGCATTAAATGATGAACAGTATGAGTTGAGTTTCATAAGGGAAGAAACTGGCGAAGAAATTACTAAGAATGTTAATGCTAAGGAAGTATTCAGCAAGCTTTGCAAAATGAATTGGGATATGGCTGAACCGGGGATTTTATTTTGGGATGAAATCACAGGATATAATCTATTAAGTAATACCAAAGAATTTAGTTATGCAGGTGTCAACCCTTGCGCAGAAGAGCCTTTACCTGCTGGAGGCAGTTGCCTACTTGGAAGTATTAACTTAAATGCATTCGTTGACAAACAGAGCAAATCGTTTGATTTTTCCGAATTCAAAAACACAGTCAAGGTTGCTGTTAAAGCATTAAATGATGTACTGGACGAAGGGCTATCTTTACATCCATTACAGGAACAAAGAGATAGTGTCCGTGATTGGAGACAGATTGGTTTAGGAGTTATGGGAATTTCTGATATGTTAATCAATCTCGGATTAAAATATGGTTCAAATGAAAGTATTGAATTATGTGACAACATTGCGTTTACGATGGCAAATACAGCCATTAAAACATCAGCAAAATTAGCGAAGCATTATGGTGCTTTTCCAAAATGTAATATCGGAGAAATTATTACAACAGAATTTTTCCTTAACAACACAGATGAAAAGACAAGAGATTTAGTCTTAGAATATGGATTAAGGAATAGTCAATTACTCACAATCGCTCCAACAGGAAGTATCTCAACAATGCTTCAAATTAGTGGTGGAATTGAGCCAATCTTCGCTAACTATTATACGAGAAAAACACAATCTCTTCATGGCGAAGATACATATTACAAAGTATACACTCCGATTGTAAAAGAATATATGGAATCGCACTCTTTAAAAGATGATTCTGAGCTACCTGATTATTTTGTAGTTAGCCAAAGCATCCCGTACAGAGAACGAATCGATATGCAGTCTGTTTGGCAGAAACATATAGATGCATCTATCAGTTCTACCGTTAATTTACCGGAGGCAACCACAGTAGAAGAAGTTGTTGATTTATATATGTATGCATGGAAGAAACGGTTAAAAGGGATTACTATCTTTAGAGACGGATGTAGCAGAGGAGCAATTCTCACAACCAAAGATACCCCGTCTCAAACCAATACACCTCAAGCAGAACTCAAAAGAGGGGATATTATTCAAGTAAATGACGATGTAATTGGTAAAAAACGCAAACTTACAACAGGATGTGGTAGCCTACACTGTAGTGCATTCTTTGACCCAATTACCGGTGAATTATTAGAAACTTATTTGAGCAAAGGGAGTCAGGGTGGATGCCAAAATTTCATGATTGGTTTATCTAGGCTTATCTCGCTATCTGCCAGAGCTGGATGCGATATTCATAGTATTATTGACCAGTTGAATTCGAGCGGTGTTTGCCCATCATATGCCGTAAGAAAAGCAACAAAGAGAGATACCTCCAAGGGTTCTTGTTGTCCTATTGCTATCGGAAACGCATTGTTGGAGATGTATCAAGAAGTACAAGACGAACTCGGATTGTCCAATAACAACGTGGAAGATGTTAGCGTCAAACATCCGTGTCCGAGCTGTGGGGAAGAATTACATTTTGAAGGCGGATGCAATATCTGTAAATCATGCGGATGGAGCAAATGTGACTAA